A genomic stretch from Arthrobacter sp. KBS0702 includes:
- a CDS encoding NAD(P)H-dependent oxidoreductase, producing the protein MDTFIVPGAYGMVAKSFDILIPLQATARRLGMQWLSPFVLHGVRDLTDEQLQDLARDYRRLLEPSSVPEHVS; encoded by the coding sequence TTGGACACATTCATCGTTCCCGGTGCCTACGGGATGGTGGCGAAGTCTTTTGACATCCTCATCCCTCTGCAAGCCACGGCCCGTCGGCTTGGAATGCAATGGCTCAGCCCCTTTGTCCTGCACGGGGTACGCGACCTGACAGATGAACAGCTGCAGGACCTCGCCCGGGACTACCGCCGCCTGCTGGAGCCAAGCTCCGTGCCCGAGCACGTGTCATGA
- a CDS encoding transglycosylase domain-containing protein has protein sequence MPNRRSRWRAVLAFIAAGAACGILVAGLFLPATAMAGSAVSSSIGMFDRLPDDLNLNAPPAASKVLASDGSVIASFYAENRAPVTLDKMSPFIRDGIVSIEDARFYHHGGIDTTGILRALVATAQGGRQGASTITQQYVNNMIIESLVAQGKGDDVKLGYAKTIGDKLREMKLAIALEKTYSKDQILQGYLNVVYFGNGAYGIDAAAHEYFNVPASDLTLPEAAALAGVVNSPVYYDPLTEPDHVVSRRNEVLDKMLQQGRITAAQHDAATHAPIGLSVHPNRQGCFGALTAPYFCDYVQRLILNDPEFGADEAARKKLLYLGGLTIRTTLDPTLQKVAQDQVNAAMAASDPLQRGSSLVSVQPGTGKVLTMAQNTVYNPETAPGNYMGNFALPERDANGQPLDGAGGFQIGSTMKPFIFAEWLNSGKSMATQLDGSVRLYKAGFPWKNSCGTTTGSYDPAAGTHLLPNDDPDHYVRMSVLQGLYQSINTITFQSAAQLDFCNIQKMATAAGVVNGHTNQPYDLSSVASLIGTQDVAPLSMANAYATFAANGVHCDPVALESVTGPHGRNYPVPDGNCRQAIDPDVAAGVTYALKNVLTRGSGWNIPVSKSSDIFAKTGTTDGNTMTWTVGATSAIATASWFGSYQGIGPKWVNQDITINGKYYVGVDGADIAGGQWGRLMDAAAQRYPADELPLPPSSMVR, from the coding sequence ATGCCGAATAGGAGGTCACGCTGGCGTGCTGTCCTGGCGTTCATCGCGGCCGGGGCCGCGTGCGGAATTCTTGTCGCAGGGCTTTTCCTGCCTGCCACGGCGATGGCCGGATCCGCCGTCAGCAGTTCCATCGGCATGTTCGACCGGCTCCCCGACGACCTGAACCTCAACGCGCCGCCCGCCGCCTCGAAGGTTCTGGCAAGCGACGGATCAGTGATCGCGTCCTTCTACGCCGAAAACCGCGCGCCCGTGACCTTGGACAAGATGTCCCCGTTCATCCGGGACGGCATCGTCTCCATCGAAGACGCACGCTTCTACCATCACGGCGGAATCGATACCACCGGGATCCTGCGGGCCCTCGTGGCCACCGCCCAGGGAGGCCGCCAAGGCGCCTCCACCATCACGCAGCAGTATGTGAACAACATGATCATTGAATCCCTGGTCGCGCAGGGCAAAGGTGACGACGTCAAGCTTGGCTACGCCAAGACGATCGGCGACAAACTGCGGGAAATGAAGCTCGCCATCGCCCTGGAGAAGACCTACTCCAAGGACCAGATCCTGCAGGGCTACCTCAATGTCGTCTATTTCGGCAACGGCGCCTACGGCATCGATGCGGCCGCCCACGAGTACTTTAATGTGCCCGCCAGCGATCTGACGCTGCCCGAAGCCGCAGCCCTGGCCGGCGTCGTGAACAGCCCGGTGTATTACGACCCGCTCACCGAGCCCGACCACGTGGTGTCCCGCCGCAACGAAGTCCTGGACAAGATGCTCCAGCAGGGGCGCATCACCGCGGCCCAACACGACGCGGCCACCCATGCGCCCATCGGACTCAGCGTCCATCCAAACAGGCAGGGATGCTTCGGCGCCTTAACGGCGCCGTATTTCTGCGACTACGTCCAGCGGTTGATTCTCAACGATCCCGAGTTCGGCGCCGACGAAGCGGCCCGCAAGAAGCTCCTGTACCTGGGCGGTCTAACCATCCGCACGACGTTGGACCCGACCCTGCAAAAGGTCGCCCAGGACCAGGTCAACGCGGCCATGGCCGCCTCCGATCCCTTGCAGCGCGGTTCCTCGCTGGTCAGCGTACAACCTGGCACCGGCAAGGTATTGACCATGGCGCAGAACACCGTCTACAACCCCGAGACGGCACCGGGGAACTACATGGGAAACTTCGCGCTACCGGAGCGCGATGCGAACGGCCAGCCGCTCGATGGCGCTGGCGGATTCCAGATCGGCTCCACAATGAAGCCGTTCATCTTTGCTGAATGGCTCAACTCCGGCAAATCCATGGCTACCCAGCTGGATGGGTCGGTCCGCCTCTACAAAGCGGGGTTTCCCTGGAAGAACTCCTGCGGCACCACCACAGGCTCGTACGACCCCGCAGCCGGGACCCACCTCCTGCCGAACGACGACCCGGACCATTACGTCCGCATGAGCGTCCTGCAGGGCCTCTACCAGTCGATCAATACGATCACCTTCCAATCCGCTGCGCAGCTTGATTTCTGCAATATCCAGAAAATGGCGACGGCGGCCGGAGTCGTGAACGGACATACGAACCAGCCCTACGACCTGTCCAGCGTCGCCAGCCTGATCGGGACCCAGGACGTCGCGCCGTTGTCCATGGCAAATGCCTACGCCACGTTCGCCGCCAACGGCGTGCACTGTGACCCGGTTGCCCTGGAGTCTGTCACCGGGCCGCATGGCCGGAACTATCCGGTGCCAGACGGGAACTGCCGGCAGGCGATCGATCCCGACGTCGCGGCGGGCGTGACCTACGCCCTGAAGAATGTGCTGACCCGGGGCTCGGGCTGGAACATCCCGGTCTCCAAGAGTTCGGACATCTTCGCCAAGACCGGCACCACCGATGGAAACACCATGACGTGGACCGTGGGTGCGACCTCCGCCATTGCCACAGCATCCTGGTTCGGTAGCTACCAGGGCATCGGGCCGAAATGGGTCAACCAGGACATCACCATCAACGGCAAGTACTACGTGGGCGTGGACGGCGCCGACATTGCCGGCGGCCAATGGGGCCGCCTGATGGACGCCGCGGCGCAGCGGTACCCGGCGGATGAGTTGCCGCTGCCCCCTTCATCAATGGTGCGGTGA
- a CDS encoding SDR family NAD(P)-dependent oxidoreductase, with protein MARITTRFGFSSTTSDVTEGIDFTGKRVIVTGGASGIGIETARAFANIGAEVTLAVRNVKAATPVAEELRESTGNSKIFVGRMDLADLSTITEFADEWTGPLDVLVNNAGIMALPELERTPEGWEMQFATNYLGHFALAQALHGALAEAGNARIVSLSSSGHLFSPVIFDDPHFNFIPYDALVAYGQSKTASTLFAVGVTARWAKDGITSNAVMPGAIATNLQRHTGGLRTPIERQKTPQQGAATTLYVATSPELEGIGGRYFEDVNEARTVDHRGPDYTGVAPYALDPANAERLWDLSTELLAGKTA; from the coding sequence ATGGCAAGAATCACCACCCGGTTCGGGTTTAGCTCCACCACCTCGGATGTCACCGAGGGCATCGACTTCACCGGAAAGCGCGTCATCGTCACCGGCGGCGCCTCCGGCATCGGAATCGAAACAGCGCGCGCGTTCGCCAACATCGGGGCCGAAGTCACCCTGGCGGTGCGCAACGTCAAGGCCGCGACGCCAGTAGCGGAAGAATTGCGCGAGTCAACAGGTAACAGCAAGATCTTCGTGGGCCGAATGGACCTGGCCGACCTGTCCACCATCACCGAATTCGCCGACGAGTGGACCGGCCCGCTGGACGTGCTGGTCAACAATGCCGGCATCATGGCGCTGCCCGAACTTGAGCGAACCCCGGAGGGCTGGGAAATGCAGTTCGCCACGAACTATCTGGGCCACTTCGCCCTCGCACAGGCCCTGCATGGAGCCCTCGCCGAGGCGGGGAACGCCCGTATCGTGTCCCTGAGCTCCAGCGGACACCTGTTCTCCCCGGTCATCTTCGATGACCCTCACTTCAACTTCATCCCCTATGACGCTCTTGTCGCCTACGGGCAGTCCAAGACCGCCTCAACCTTGTTCGCCGTGGGCGTCACCGCACGCTGGGCCAAGGACGGCATCACTTCCAACGCCGTCATGCCTGGGGCCATCGCCACAAACCTTCAGCGCCATACCGGCGGCCTGCGCACCCCCATCGAACGCCAGAAAACTCCCCAGCAGGGTGCGGCGACCACCCTGTATGTGGCGACTTCCCCCGAGCTTGAGGGCATCGGCGGACGCTACTTTGAGGACGTCAACGAGGCTCGTACCGTGGACCACCGAGGCCCCGACTACACCGGCGTGGCACCCTACGCACTCGATCCGGCCAACGCTGAGCGCCTCTGGGATCTCTCGACCGAACTCCTGGCCGGGAAGACTGCATGA
- a CDS encoding neutral zinc metallopeptidase, with protein sequence MPTYLTHILALISPMFDELYGAANRPSNFYYIAADQAGPTACRASDGNIAAYNHLSYMYCGGDRAIYTGQDSLWLFYSEIGDAAPAVGYAHEWGHHIQNIMGVPPGSTLQESIQLENQADCIAGAWVYFAQQSGFLEYPNDLGDIQRLLTTIASSESEVNRDHGTLQERSDSIDYGYNYGLRGCNQYFPATPIYNG encoded by the coding sequence ATGCCCACCTACCTGACCCACATCCTCGCGCTCATCTCGCCAATGTTTGACGAGCTCTACGGGGCCGCCAACCGGCCCTCCAACTTCTACTACATAGCCGCGGACCAGGCCGGCCCGACCGCCTGCCGTGCATCGGATGGCAATATTGCCGCATACAACCACTTGTCCTACATGTACTGCGGCGGCGATCGGGCGATCTACACGGGTCAAGACAGCCTGTGGCTGTTCTATTCGGAGATCGGAGACGCAGCCCCCGCTGTCGGCTACGCACACGAATGGGGACACCATATCCAGAACATCATGGGGGTACCGCCAGGCAGTACGCTCCAGGAGAGCATCCAGCTGGAGAATCAGGCCGACTGCATTGCCGGCGCCTGGGTGTACTTCGCCCAACAGTCCGGATTCCTGGAGTATCCCAACGATCTAGGCGACATCCAGCGGCTTCTAACGACCATCGCTTCATCGGAATCTGAAGTCAACAGGGACCACGGAACACTACAAGAGCGGTCCGACTCCATTGATTACGGGTACAACTACGGACTCCGGGGATGCAACCAATACTTCCCGGCGACACCTATCTACAACGGCTAA
- a CDS encoding aldo/keto reductase, which produces MEYIKLGNTGMDISPLALGCMTYGDPGRGTHAWTLPEDESRPLIRQAAEAGINFFDTANVYSNGSSEEIVGRALADFTRREETIIATKVHGAMRQSPNGRGLSRKAIFAELDASLTRLGTDYVDLYQIHRWDPATPIEETLEALHDVVKAGKVRYIGASSMAGWQFSKALYLQRLNGWTRFVTMQDHYNLVYREEEREMLPLCADQKIGVLPWSPLARGKLTRDWDEKTNRSEKDEFGKTLYTTEESDRAVAEAVRDIAERRGVPRAQIALAWVRANNVVSAPIVGASKPAHLQDAIASLELTLTPEEKAELESPYVPHAVAGY; this is translated from the coding sequence GTGGAATACATCAAACTCGGAAACACCGGCATGGACATCTCACCGTTGGCACTGGGGTGCATGACATATGGGGACCCGGGGCGGGGCACACATGCTTGGACCCTGCCAGAGGACGAGAGCCGCCCCCTGATCCGCCAGGCCGCGGAGGCAGGCATCAACTTCTTTGACACTGCCAACGTTTACTCCAACGGTTCCAGCGAGGAAATAGTGGGCCGGGCTCTGGCCGATTTCACCCGCCGGGAGGAAACCATCATCGCCACCAAGGTGCACGGAGCGATGCGCCAGAGCCCGAACGGGCGGGGGCTCTCGCGCAAGGCCATCTTCGCGGAACTTGATGCCAGCCTCACCCGGTTGGGGACAGACTACGTGGATCTCTACCAGATTCACCGCTGGGACCCGGCCACGCCGATCGAGGAGACCCTGGAAGCCCTCCACGACGTCGTCAAAGCCGGGAAGGTCCGCTACATTGGCGCCTCATCGATGGCCGGCTGGCAGTTCAGCAAAGCCCTGTACCTCCAGCGGTTGAACGGATGGACCCGTTTCGTCACGATGCAGGACCACTACAACTTGGTCTACCGGGAGGAGGAACGCGAAATGCTCCCCTTATGCGCCGACCAGAAGATCGGGGTTCTGCCCTGGAGCCCGCTGGCACGCGGGAAGCTCACACGGGACTGGGACGAGAAAACCAACCGCTCGGAAAAGGACGAATTTGGCAAGACGCTCTACACCACCGAGGAAAGCGACCGGGCGGTCGCCGAGGCGGTGCGTGACATCGCCGAACGCCGCGGAGTGCCCCGCGCCCAGATAGCCCTGGCGTGGGTTCGGGCCAACAACGTGGTCAGCGCGCCGATCGTCGGCGCCAGCAAACCGGCCCATCTCCAGGACGCCATAGCCTCACTGGAGCTGACGCTCACCCCGGAGGAAAAGGCGGAACTGGAGAGCCCCTACGTCCCACACGCCGTCGCCGGATACTAA
- a CDS encoding putative Ig domain-containing protein, which translates to MALMLVGNIPATAAATVTSTIPVGPNPQGVAFSPDGSTAYVTDNHGVSVISVPSGTVTSTIPVISEALAFTPEGSTAYVTNYGSNTVSVIGVASGTVNSTIPVGSPRGVAFTPDGSTAYVTNYSSNTVSVIGVASGTVNSTIPVGTKPLGVAVSPDGSRAYVTNPGSSTVSVIAVASGTVTATIYVVGAPGGVAFTPDGSRAYVSNYGSNTVSVIGVASGTVTSTITVGSAPWGVAVSPDGSTAYVANQGSNTVSVIAVASGTVTSTIPVGDSPANVAVSPDGSTAYVTNYLSSTVSVITVNPAPPVFTAATPPTTATVGAAYTYTFTATGNPASHFTVSSGSLPAGLGLNTTTGVLSGNPTTAGQATFTVNATNGVSPDAVTDSITITVNPAQAAPVFTAATPPTKVSTRTFYTYTFTATGSPAPTFRVSSGALPTGLSLNSTTGVLSGTPTTAGQATFTVTATNGVSPDAVTSRITIKVNKAPAR; encoded by the coding sequence ATGGCACTCATGCTTGTCGGCAATATCCCGGCGACTGCCGCGGCCACCGTGACCTCCACAATCCCGGTCGGGCCAAATCCGCAGGGCGTTGCGTTCAGCCCGGACGGGTCGACAGCCTACGTCACCGACAATCACGGCGTCTCGGTCATCAGTGTCCCGTCGGGCACCGTGACCTCCACGATCCCGGTCATATCGGAAGCTCTGGCGTTCACCCCTGAAGGGTCGACAGCCTACGTCACCAACTACGGTTCCAACACGGTGTCCGTCATCGGTGTCGCATCGGGCACGGTGAACTCCACGATCCCGGTCGGGTCTCCACGCGGTGTCGCGTTCACCCCGGACGGGTCGACAGCCTACGTCACCAACTACAGTTCCAACACGGTCTCCGTCATCGGTGTCGCGTCGGGCACGGTGAACTCCACGATCCCGGTCGGGACAAAGCCGCTCGGTGTAGCGGTCAGCCCGGACGGGTCGAGAGCCTACGTCACCAACCCCGGTTCCAGCACGGTGTCCGTCATCGCTGTCGCGTCGGGCACGGTAACAGCCACGATCTACGTCGTGGGGGCGCCCGGCGGTGTTGCGTTCACCCCGGACGGGTCGAGAGCCTACGTCTCCAACTACGGTTCCAACACGGTGTCGGTCATCGGTGTCGCGTCGGGCACCGTGACCTCCACGATAACCGTCGGGTCGGCTCCGTGGGGTGTTGCGGTCAGCCCGGACGGGTCGACAGCCTACGTGGCCAACCAAGGTTCCAACACGGTGTCTGTTATCGCTGTCGCATCGGGCACGGTGACGTCTACAATCCCGGTCGGGGACAGTCCGGCGAATGTTGCGGTCAGCCCGGACGGGTCGACAGCCTACGTCACCAACTACCTTTCCAGCACGGTGTCGGTCATCACGGTGAACCCGGCGCCCCCGGTGTTCACCGCGGCCACACCCCCAACCACCGCCACCGTCGGTGCGGCATACACCTACACCTTCACCGCCACCGGTAACCCGGCATCGCACTTTACGGTGTCCTCGGGTTCCCTGCCGGCAGGTCTGGGCCTGAATACGACCACCGGTGTCCTTTCCGGCAACCCGACCACGGCCGGCCAGGCAACTTTTACGGTGAATGCCACCAACGGGGTCAGCCCTGACGCGGTCACGGACTCCATCACGATCACCGTGAACCCCGCACAGGCAGCCCCGGTGTTCACCGCGGCCACGCCCCCGACCAAAGTGAGCACCCGCACCTTTTACACCTACACCTTCACCGCTACCGGTAGCCCGGCCCCAACCTTCCGCGTATCCTCCGGCGCACTGCCAACAGGGCTGAGCCTGAACTCCACCACCGGGGTCCTCTCCGGCACCCCGACCACGGCCGGCCAGGCAACGTTTACAGTGACCGCCACCAACGGGGTCAGCCCCGACGCGGTCACATCACGCATCACGATCAAAGTGAACAAAGCCCCGGCCCGCTGA
- a CDS encoding Fic family protein codes for MKAAVLLESAARNHPLVDGNKRTSFDPDGAIPVAGQLPARLQHR; via the coding sequence CTGAAGGCCGCCGTCCTTCTCGAATCCGCCGCCCGGAACCACCCTCTCGTGGACGGGAACAAGCGCACCTCCTTTGACCCTGATGGTGCTATTCCTGTGGCTGGACAGCTACCGGCACGACTTCAACACAGATGA
- a CDS encoding DUF6884 domain-containing protein, which translates to MFKKASAYAELTCDRWYILSAKHGLLHPDEIIQPYDMRLGTNHPTSPPASETSSPSNSPTSKTLHWSAWRMLPQ; encoded by the coding sequence CTGTTCAAGAAGGCCTCCGCGTACGCCGAACTGACCTGCGACCGCTGGTACATCCTCTCGGCCAAACACGGTCTCCTCCACCCTGACGAGATCATCCAACCCTACGACATGCGGCTCGGAACGAACCATCCGACATCGCCGCCGGCGTCCGAAACCAGCTCGCCCTCGAACTCGCCGACCTCCAAGACGCTTCACTGGTCGGCCTGGCGAATGTTGCCCCAGTAG
- a CDS encoding NAD(P)-dependent oxidoreductase, translating to MKAINPSTQKDNDMTGSAGSPDATPTTLANTPGTALELSVGWVGLGDQGAPMARAIAEAGFELNVWVRREASLDALDGLPYVRHDTLAALGAASDMVGLCLREDSDVEEVLTDGGLLGSLRPGTILVNHGTGLPGYAAALAERAADVGVLVLDAPVSGGRPGAEARQLTTIVGGPSHALATVRPVFEAFSRKVSHMGAGGSGQTGKLINNALLMMNQKNVQDILALANNLDLDLGALTDLLLFGTGRSFALEALTGAVTTTNADHLKDLQIIDMDIFAAAMTSLGQDVTAIDTYARSGARGLPSAAHLIAGAPVSSTGSASGSPLGATSSCCPGASRTRKVFG from the coding sequence ATGAAAGCCATCAACCCCTCCACGCAGAAAGACAACGACATGACCGGCAGCGCCGGCTCACCTGACGCAACACCGACCACACTGGCGAACACCCCCGGCACTGCCTTGGAACTGAGTGTCGGCTGGGTCGGACTCGGAGACCAAGGTGCCCCCATGGCACGGGCCATCGCCGAGGCCGGCTTCGAACTGAACGTCTGGGTCCGACGCGAGGCTTCCCTGGACGCTCTTGACGGACTTCCTTATGTCCGACACGACACCCTCGCCGCGCTCGGCGCAGCCAGTGACATGGTCGGATTGTGCCTCCGCGAGGACTCCGACGTCGAAGAGGTCCTCACCGACGGCGGCCTGCTAGGAAGCCTGCGGCCGGGCACCATCCTCGTCAACCATGGCACGGGACTTCCGGGCTACGCCGCCGCCTTGGCCGAGCGGGCCGCCGACGTAGGGGTCCTCGTCCTGGATGCACCGGTCAGTGGCGGTCGGCCCGGAGCCGAAGCACGTCAGCTGACGACTATCGTCGGCGGCCCCAGCCACGCGCTGGCCACGGTCCGGCCCGTCTTTGAAGCGTTCTCCAGGAAGGTCTCCCACATGGGCGCCGGCGGGTCGGGTCAGACAGGAAAACTCATCAACAATGCCCTGTTGATGATGAACCAGAAGAACGTCCAGGACATCCTGGCCCTGGCCAACAATCTGGACCTCGACCTCGGCGCGCTAACGGACCTGCTGCTCTTCGGAACCGGCCGCAGCTTTGCCCTCGAGGCACTCACCGGTGCCGTCACCACCACCAATGCCGACCACCTTAAGGACCTGCAGATCATCGACATGGACATCTTCGCTGCGGCCATGACAAGCCTCGGTCAGGACGTCACAGCCATCGACACTTACGCACGCTCCGGCGCCCGCGGCCTGCCCTCTGCCGCCCACTTGATCGCCGGGGCGCCGGTGTCTTCCACCGGTAGCGCGTCCGGCTCCCCGCTGGGCGCCACGAGTAGCTGTTGTCCTGGTGCGTCCCGGACGCGGAAAGTCTTTGGGTAA
- a CDS encoding helix-turn-helix domain-containing protein, whose amino-acid sequence MAKNSAFGEYLQARRKLVRPEDVELPSYGRRRVPGLRREEVAGLAGISVDYYVRLEQGKDHHPSPQVLDALARALRLDPPSTVHLHRLAQPVLQAVASPAPAGVAEGLSYLLVTLAHVPAFVQDRYMNVLAANPLAVALSPRNEPGTNVLRAAFLDPAERELYEDWEHVMEDATAGLRAAVGERINDPQLEALVIELSERSTYFRQLWGRHDVRPKVAGKRLLHHPVVGELELFHEKLAVTGTDGQLLVIHHAEPGSASERALERLARTLPGTA is encoded by the coding sequence GTGGCAAAGAACAGCGCTTTCGGAGAGTACCTGCAGGCGCGCCGAAAGCTTGTCCGGCCGGAGGACGTCGAACTGCCCAGCTATGGACGGCGCCGGGTTCCGGGTCTTCGCCGTGAAGAGGTTGCAGGCCTAGCAGGCATCAGTGTGGATTACTACGTGCGCCTGGAGCAGGGCAAAGACCACCACCCATCCCCGCAAGTACTCGACGCTCTGGCACGCGCCCTGCGTCTGGACCCGCCCTCAACCGTCCATCTACACCGGCTCGCGCAACCGGTCCTGCAGGCCGTGGCCAGTCCTGCGCCGGCCGGGGTGGCGGAAGGTTTGTCGTATTTGCTCGTCACGCTGGCGCACGTTCCTGCCTTCGTTCAGGACCGCTACATGAACGTCCTCGCCGCCAATCCGCTGGCCGTTGCCCTGTCACCGAGAAACGAACCCGGCACGAACGTGTTGCGGGCAGCATTTTTGGATCCCGCCGAACGTGAGCTCTACGAGGACTGGGAACACGTCATGGAAGACGCGACCGCGGGGCTCCGCGCAGCTGTGGGGGAGCGCATCAACGACCCACAACTCGAGGCGCTGGTCATTGAGCTATCAGAGCGCAGCACGTACTTCCGCCAGCTTTGGGGGCGCCACGATGTCCGCCCCAAGGTGGCGGGCAAGCGCCTGCTGCATCACCCGGTGGTGGGCGAACTCGAGCTCTTCCACGAAAAACTGGCCGTCACCGGAACGGACGGTCAGCTCCTGGTCATTCACCACGCCGAGCCAGGCAGCGCCTCCGAACGGGCACTGGAACGACTGGCCCGGACACTCCCGGGCACGGCCTAA
- a CDS encoding M56 family metallopeptidase yields MEKNPLASTVVVRRVNVLAFPAPTTGLYLLFIAALLGVGLFVGSWMHNVVLGKEWIQALNNCLALEVDQQRGCTAPTEFRRGLWSFAGAVLVAGLAVAVLYAVPSVIRRRRTLELPMPKHQAVVERFGQLASQASLLRVPRLYIGPARMGDAFSFGRPGSPAVALPPKIVGMLVRPGPADGVVLHEFAHIRHRDVELAWTARSAWYVALLALLFPIVGALWEGPSVLPNYLWRAALLAVVVEIVTAAVLRAREYDADLRATAELPSLEAVRSGLGLLGTGSPLNWLRRLRMRHPTRTERLDVLESPHLATGSSFLQALCAGLLAGVLGPLVVSTATPLLSGTEIVLGGIWTSAAVTGSLLGLTVGLDIWRSQFAYSLAHGTNRPGSQTMCGVFITAAGVSAGLALGQLISLAGIGQDASALLDPMTLIAPIIAGLGTVFICAAFGAVCLPLALLVTRPWHFWLPAVLLNIAIFLVATWIGDSLDLALTSFGWLGASMWIQDGYDEWPGIGLAVLLTVVAFIAALLGPMSRRRGAREWMYFPSHTSGATYSSPALSATGRTLRFPLVLGLAAGLAGSIFLVSQLLLTGPITTTEAAAQANSLWVSTTVVCWVATGAILCLIDPVAGPAKVFIAGPLSLGFCALGVAVFWFASTDSAPINLLWSIWSTAMERGLAVSILIVGLVVPVRYATVAARRRYRRGQP; encoded by the coding sequence GTGGAAAAGAACCCGTTGGCCTCAACCGTGGTGGTTCGCCGTGTCAATGTACTTGCATTTCCGGCACCGACCACGGGGTTGTATCTCCTGTTCATTGCCGCCCTCCTTGGCGTTGGCCTATTCGTGGGTTCCTGGATGCACAACGTAGTCCTGGGGAAAGAGTGGATACAGGCGCTCAATAACTGCTTAGCCTTGGAAGTTGACCAGCAACGGGGCTGCACGGCTCCTACTGAGTTCAGGCGTGGTTTGTGGTCATTTGCGGGTGCAGTCCTGGTGGCAGGGCTCGCTGTAGCGGTGTTATACGCCGTCCCCTCTGTGATCAGGCGCCGTCGTACGCTTGAGCTGCCGATGCCAAAGCATCAGGCGGTGGTGGAGCGTTTTGGACAGTTGGCTTCGCAGGCAAGTTTGCTCCGGGTGCCGAGGCTGTACATTGGACCCGCAAGGATGGGCGACGCCTTCTCGTTCGGGAGGCCGGGCTCGCCCGCTGTGGCGCTTCCACCCAAGATCGTGGGCATGTTGGTGCGGCCAGGGCCGGCGGATGGCGTAGTGCTCCACGAGTTCGCGCACATCCGGCACCGGGACGTAGAACTGGCCTGGACGGCACGTAGCGCTTGGTACGTGGCGCTGTTGGCCCTTTTGTTCCCAATAGTGGGGGCTTTGTGGGAGGGCCCTTCCGTCCTCCCCAACTATCTATGGCGCGCGGCATTGCTTGCCGTTGTTGTGGAGATCGTGACGGCCGCCGTGCTCAGGGCACGCGAGTACGACGCGGACCTTCGAGCCACTGCGGAGCTACCATCGCTAGAGGCCGTAAGGTCGGGTTTGGGCCTGCTGGGCACCGGCAGTCCTCTCAATTGGCTTCGGCGCTTGCGCATGCGCCACCCGACGCGGACCGAACGGCTCGATGTCCTCGAGTCGCCACATCTGGCGACTGGCAGCAGCTTTCTCCAAGCACTCTGTGCGGGACTCCTTGCTGGAGTTCTGGGTCCACTGGTGGTCAGCACGGCGACTCCATTGCTGTCCGGAACAGAAATCGTTCTGGGCGGAATCTGGACATCAGCGGCGGTGACGGGGTCACTCTTGGGATTGACCGTGGGTCTGGACATCTGGAGATCACAATTCGCCTATTCCTTGGCTCATGGAACCAATAGGCCCGGCTCGCAGACGATGTGCGGTGTCTTCATAACGGCAGCGGGTGTGTCGGCGGGCTTGGCACTTGGACAACTCATCTCGTTGGCAGGGATCGGTCAGGACGCCTCGGCCCTGTTGGACCCCATGACATTGATCGCCCCCATAATTGCCGGCCTTGGCACAGTATTTATCTGCGCAGCGTTCGGAGCTGTTTGCCTACCCTTAGCGCTTCTCGTGACACGTCCATGGCACTTCTGGCTCCCTGCCGTGCTGCTCAACATCGCTATCTTCCTAGTGGCCACATGGATCGGGGACAGCCTGGACCTAGCGTTGACGAGCTTCGGGTGGTTGGGGGCCTCCATGTGGATCCAGGATGGCTACGACGAATGGCCAGGAATTGGTTTGGCAGTGTTGCTGACTGTCGTGGCCTTCATAGCTGCGCTCCTTGGACCCATGTCACGTCGACGCGGTGCCCGGGAATGGATGTATTTCCCGAGCCACACATCCGGGGCCACGTATTCGAGCCCCGCCCTTTCAGCGACCGGCAGAACGCTCCGGTTTCCGCTGGTCTTAGGCCTCGCGGCAGGCCTTGCGGGGAGCATTTTCCTAGTCTCGCAACTTCTGCTCACCGGTCCGATCACGACAACCGAGGCTGCTGCTCAGGCTAACTCCTTGTGGGTATCGACGACCGTGGTCTGCTGGGTAGCCACGGGTGCAATTCTTTGTTTGATCGACCCCGTCGCGGGTCCTGCGAAAGTTTTCATCGCCGGGCCGTTGAGCTTGGGGTTTTGTGCCCTTGGTGTGGCTGTTTTCTGGTTCGCAAGCACTGACTCGGCCCCTATAAACCTTCTCTGGTCCATCTGGTCTACCGCCATGGAGCGTGGTCTTGCGGTCTCAATCTTGATTGTTGGCCTGGTAGTCCCTGTCCGTTACGCCACAGTGGCCGCGCGCCGCCGGTATCGCAGAGGACAGCCCTGA